TACATTAAAGTCTATTGAAGCTGATGAAATTTTATATTTAAAAGAAATTGAATTAACATATCAAGGAGCTTAAAATGGAAAAAATAAATTTAATGATAAACGGAATACCTGGAAATGTTGCCAAAAATATTTTAGAGCATCTTGACCCAGATGTTTTCAATCTTGTTGAAGCCTCACTAACAGGCCCGGATGTAAAAGAAGATTTTTTTGAATTTAAAAACAAAAAAATTAAACTTTTAAAACCGGATTCAAGGGATGAAAAAATAAAAGAAATCCTTGAAAAATTTAAAAATATAATTGCAATCGACTATACCCACCCTACTGCTGTTAACGAAAATGCAAAGTTTTATGTAAAACATAAAATCCCTTTTGTAATGGGAACCACAGGAGGAAACAGGGAAGAACTTGTAAAAGCAGTTGAAAAAAGTGAAATTCCTGCAGTAATAGCTCCTAATATGGCAAAACAAATTGTTGGATTTCAGGCAATGATGGAATTTGCTGCAAATAATTTCCCTGATCTTTTCAAGGGATATTCCCTTGAAATAAAAGAAAGCCACCAATCTGGAAAAGCAGATACAAGCGGAACTGCCAAAGCAATGGTAACTTATTTTAAAAAACTTGGACTTAATTTTGACACTGAAGAAATTAAAAAAGAAAGAAATAAAGATATTCAGGAAAATGAGTGGAAA
The nucleotide sequence above comes from Desulforegulaceae bacterium. Encoded proteins:
- the dapB gene encoding dihydrodipicolinate reductase, encoding MEKINLMINGIPGNVAKNILEHLDPDVFNLVEASLTGPDVKEDFFEFKNKKIKLLKPDSRDEKIKEILEKFKNIIAIDYTHPTAVNENAKFYVKHKIPFVMGTTGGNREELVKAVEKSEIPAVIAPNMAKQIVGFQAMMEFAANNFPDLFKGYSLEIKESHQSGKADTSGTAKAMVTYFKKLGLNFDTEEIKKERNKDIQENEWKIPKEHLEGHAWHKYSLVSDDKSAKFEFIHNINGRDIYSRGTIDAVLFLNKKIKENFKGKAFTMIDVLKG